A single Hyphomicrobiales bacterium DNA region contains:
- the trxA gene encoding thioredoxin, which yields MPTTAVTDASFEQEVINSDTPVVVDFWAEWCGPCKMIGPSLEEISDEMSNVKIVKVNIDENNETAIKYGVRSIPTMIMFKDGAPVDTKVGAAPKSDLAKWIGASV from the coding sequence ATGCCAACAACAGCCGTGACAGACGCATCTTTTGAGCAAGAAGTCATCAATTCAGATACACCCGTTGTCGTAGACTTTTGGGCGGAATGGTGCGGACCTTGCAAAATGATCGGCCCATCACTTGAAGAAATCTCAGATGAGATGAGCAACGTGAAAATCGTTAAAGTGAATATTGATGAGAACAATGAAACAGCCATCAAATATGGTGTGCGTTCAATTCCAACAATGATCATGTTTAAAGATGGCGCGCCGGTAGACACAAAAGTTGGTGCAGCCCCTAAAAGCGATTTGGCTAAATGGATTGGCGCAAGCGTTTAA